One stretch of Bombina bombina isolate aBomBom1 chromosome 7, aBomBom1.pri, whole genome shotgun sequence DNA includes these proteins:
- the LOC128635918 gene encoding MKRN2 opposite strand protein-like: MQYSKLEKGLIKFTHCQKDIYCCSVPQHCPICGQSAVSSWKLEDAPVSIPSPFVNGHGEQFSFVLKPTKGLFISEYDGCSDLHVGITSSQGVVFNYNETGVHRDATGWDQCVSVLLVPPDVHNVRSQWDDYLERFSAADRWLPQRYEESDHNCYTFALTFVNSMLTLQEKKTFSKKEFTERFVLPRTRRASKYITICKEISENDFYIVKNHKNVVITP, translated from the exons ATGCAGTATTCAAAACTTGAAAAGGGTCTCATTAAGTTCACACACTGCCAGAAAGATATTTATTGCTGCTCTGTTCCACAACACTGCCCTATCTGTGGGCAAAGTGCAGTGAGCTCCTGGAAACTGGAGGATGCACCTGTCAGTATTCCTAGTCCTTTTGTGAATGGGCACGGTGagcaatttagctttgttctaaaGCCCACAAAGGgcttatttatcag TGAATATGACGGTTGCTCAGACCTTCATGTTGGGATAACCAGTTCTCAAg GTGTTGTGTTTAATTATAATGAAACAGGTGTGCACAGAGATGCCACTGGCTGGGATCAGTGCGTTAGCGTTCTGCTTGTGCCGCCTGATGTGCATAATGTAAGAAGCCAATGGGACGACTATCTAGAGAGATTCTCAGCTGCTGATAGATGGTTACCGCAGAG ATACGAAGAAAGTGATCACAACTGCTACACATTTGCGCTGACGTTTGTAAACAGCATGTTGACTCTTCAAGAAAAGAAGACGTTTAGCAAGAAGGAATTTACCGAACGATTTGTTTTACCACGGACACGAAGAGCTTCAAAGTACATCACCATCTGCAAGGAAATTTCAGAAAATGATTTCTACATAGTTAAAAACCACAAAAATGTGGTGATTACACCTTGA